In Zunongwangia profunda SM-A87, the following proteins share a genomic window:
- a CDS encoding tetratricopeptide repeat protein gives MRLFLKWFFFLFIVSGIAQNGGSHLNDSIFFEYKGELDKAIAEGNTYKIAEKFVQLGDYYHSVEINTQAIEQYNQALSVLNKDFSELQARIKNKIGLSYINLKNYLKSREYLNESINISKKKKLKEQLALAESLLGTTYEKEGNYLKALEHQNKSLKLYTEAKDRLGIAIVNENIGSIYEDLEQFEKALRFFTISNTIFSELNHKGRINVLNNLGDVYRKTRDYEKAMMFTNRALKLAELFEDRHQLESAHKDLAKTYALMGDYQSAYDHRVIYEQLQEEGFYSQNFKQLNTLQTIFDTRQKESEIALLKQENKVSQAKQNMLIFGVFLFILLSGISFFFYNRKRKESAKIQAYEQKLLKLELDRKAIEEKKLQDEIMLKTASLSKYSLNMAQKNKMIAETSSTLQNLASRSSMDPVPKIKSLAKELDKSLSEEQEWEEFMSFFQEIRPQFIKELSKRATAKLSSTELRLAMLLRLNLSSKEIAAILRVTPDSVRVARYRLRRKLPIEPKQELVNFMLQF, from the coding sequence ATGAGATTATTTTTGAAGTGGTTCTTTTTTCTATTTATTGTTTCGGGGATTGCTCAAAATGGAGGGTCACATCTAAACGACTCCATATTTTTTGAATATAAAGGAGAACTTGATAAAGCTATAGCTGAGGGCAATACCTATAAAATTGCTGAAAAATTTGTTCAGCTTGGGGATTATTATCATTCAGTAGAAATTAATACGCAAGCTATTGAGCAGTACAATCAGGCACTTTCGGTATTAAATAAGGATTTCTCAGAATTGCAGGCACGCATTAAGAATAAGATCGGTCTTTCTTATATCAATTTAAAAAACTATTTAAAATCCAGGGAATACTTAAATGAAAGCATTAATATTTCTAAAAAGAAAAAATTAAAAGAGCAGCTTGCTCTGGCTGAAAGTCTTTTGGGGACCACTTATGAAAAAGAAGGCAATTACTTAAAAGCTCTGGAGCATCAAAATAAAAGTTTAAAATTATATACTGAAGCTAAAGACCGTTTGGGTATCGCTATAGTAAATGAAAATATAGGAAGCATATATGAAGATTTAGAACAGTTTGAAAAAGCCCTTCGGTTTTTTACCATATCGAATACCATTTTTAGCGAACTTAATCATAAAGGCCGAATAAATGTCCTTAATAATCTTGGTGATGTATATCGAAAAACGAGAGATTATGAGAAAGCAATGATGTTTACTAACAGGGCTTTAAAACTGGCTGAACTTTTTGAAGATCGTCATCAGTTAGAAAGTGCACATAAAGATTTGGCAAAAACTTATGCTTTAATGGGCGACTATCAAAGTGCTTACGATCACAGAGTGATATATGAGCAATTGCAAGAAGAAGGCTTTTATTCGCAAAATTTTAAGCAGCTCAATACCTTACAAACCATATTTGATACGCGGCAAAAAGAATCTGAAATTGCTTTGTTAAAACAGGAAAATAAAGTGAGCCAAGCCAAACAGAATATGCTGATCTTTGGCGTTTTTCTATTTATTCTTTTAAGCGGAATTTCTTTTTTCTTCTATAATAGAAAGCGGAAGGAATCGGCAAAAATTCAGGCTTATGAGCAAAAATTACTGAAATTAGAATTAGATCGAAAAGCAATTGAAGAGAAAAAGCTTCAGGATGAAATTATGTTGAAAACAGCATCGCTTTCAAAATATAGTCTGAATATGGCACAAAAGAATAAAATGATAGCTGAAACCTCTTCAACTTTACAAAATTTAGCCTCCCGTTCCTCGATGGATCCGGTTCCTAAAATTAAAAGCCTGGCGAAAGAATTGGATAAAAGTCTTTCTGAAGAACAGGAGTGGGAGGAGTTTATGAGTTTCTTTCAGGAAATACGTCCGCAATTTATCAAAGAATTGTCAAAACGTGCAACAGCAAAACTATCTTCAACCGAGTTACGTTTGGCGATGTTGCTTCGGCTTAATTTATCCTCAAAGGAAATTGCGGCAATCTTAAGAGTAACTCCAGATAGTGTTCGGGTGGCGCGGTATCGATTAAGACGAAAACTACCTATAGAACCAAAGCAGGAATTAGTGAATTTTATGCTTCAATTTTAG
- a CDS encoding TonB-dependent receptor produces MNRKNYFKLLLVTLFVALNYSFLQAQTGVIKGNIADEAGIYVPGAAVMIPEINKGTTTDFDGNFTLVEIPEGAYTLVVKYLGYKDLNKEVSVTANQTLDIDLVLNSSTTTLETVQLLGGGLSAQARALNAQKNRPNITNIVSTEQIGKFPDANIGDAVKRIPGITMQVDQGEARNIIVRGLAPQLNSVTLNGSRIPSAEGDNRNVQMDLIPSDMIQTIEVSKAVTPDMDADALGGSVNLVTRSAPEDFRLAATLGSGVNFITDKRILSGSFLVGDRTKDGKLGFMVSASINDNDFGSDNVEAEWSDEFEYNTGMQDAEGDDILESVDVNPYASAFEIRKYLVQRVRRSFSANLNYDFNDNNSLYFKSMYNWRDDRENRFAYASEILDGEDISEGDFTITNGNLVRFPAEAERETKGGIPGGRIQNRRLEDQRMQNYTLGGDHLFGNVKFDWMGSYAKASEERPNERYISWEAEYMVNNGTNPKKPLHTPVNATSPSDFELKEITEEYQYTEEEDINVFANIELPADLFDQGSGIVKFGVRGRFKNKRRDNNFFEYEPENGFENMAQTEVVVKDGNDFLAGQQYRPGFFTSPEYLGSLDLNSGQFSSEDLPEEYLEENFEAEENVYAGYVMANQKLSEKLSILAGVRLEATHINSLGNELIFNEDGDFEDATPVRDESNYTNILPGVHFKYNLNDNTVVRFAWTNTLARPNYIDLVPYRAVNNEDEEISVGNTDLNPSTSMNFDFMAEYYFKSVGILSGGLFYKDIEDFVYTYISKDEATGYDLFQPLNGDEANIYGAEVSFQRQLNFLPGFAKNFGIYLNYTYLHSEANGIRNEDGDLREDELSLPGSSPNMFNGSLSYSDKRFSARLSANFSDAYLDELGGNAFQDRYYDEQFFLDFNMSYSINKNLRIFANLNNITNQPLRYYQGVSNRTMQMEYYSQRLTFGLKYDLY; encoded by the coding sequence ATGAATCGAAAAAACTACTTTAAACTTTTACTTGTAACGCTTTTTGTAGCTCTAAACTATAGTTTTTTGCAAGCGCAAACAGGCGTAATTAAGGGAAATATTGCAGATGAAGCAGGAATTTACGTTCCGGGTGCTGCAGTGATGATTCCAGAGATTAATAAAGGAACGACAACCGACTTTGACGGTAATTTTACCCTGGTAGAAATACCGGAAGGAGCTTATACCTTAGTGGTAAAATATTTAGGATATAAAGATTTAAATAAAGAAGTAAGTGTTACTGCAAATCAAACTTTAGATATTGATCTTGTTCTAAATTCTTCTACCACAACTTTAGAAACAGTACAGTTATTAGGAGGAGGTTTAAGTGCCCAGGCCCGAGCATTAAATGCGCAAAAAAACAGGCCAAATATCACCAATATTGTTTCTACAGAGCAAATTGGTAAATTCCCGGATGCCAATATTGGGGATGCGGTAAAGCGAATTCCCGGAATTACTATGCAGGTAGATCAGGGAGAAGCCCGTAACATTATTGTAAGAGGTTTGGCGCCGCAGCTTAACTCAGTAACCCTAAACGGTAGCCGTATTCCCTCTGCTGAAGGGGATAACCGTAATGTGCAGATGGATCTTATCCCATCTGATATGATCCAGACAATCGAAGTAAGCAAAGCAGTTACCCCAGATATGGATGCCGATGCCCTTGGAGGATCTGTAAATTTAGTCACCAGATCAGCGCCAGAGGATTTTAGGCTAGCGGCAACCCTAGGATCAGGTGTTAATTTTATTACCGATAAACGAATTCTAAGCGGATCTTTTCTGGTGGGCGATCGAACTAAAGATGGTAAGTTAGGTTTTATGGTTTCGGCCTCTATTAATGATAATGATTTTGGATCTGATAACGTAGAAGCTGAATGGTCTGATGAGTTTGAGTACAATACTGGAATGCAGGATGCAGAGGGAGATGATATTCTGGAATCGGTAGACGTGAATCCTTATGCCAGCGCTTTCGAGATTAGAAAATACTTAGTACAACGGGTTAGGAGAAGTTTCTCGGCAAATTTAAATTACGATTTTAACGATAACAACAGTCTTTATTTTAAGTCGATGTATAACTGGCGTGACGATCGTGAAAATCGTTTTGCCTATGCTTCAGAAATTTTAGATGGTGAAGATATCAGTGAAGGAGACTTTACAATCACTAATGGTAATCTGGTACGTTTTCCTGCGGAAGCAGAAAGAGAAACCAAAGGTGGTATTCCTGGCGGAAGAATCCAGAATCGCAGATTGGAAGATCAGCGGATGCAAAATTATACCCTGGGGGGTGATCATTTATTTGGTAATGTGAAATTTGATTGGATGGGATCTTACGCAAAGGCATCAGAAGAGCGGCCTAACGAGCGCTATATTAGCTGGGAAGCCGAATATATGGTAAATAACGGAACTAATCCTAAAAAACCATTACATACTCCAGTTAATGCTACTTCTCCTTCAGATTTTGAGTTAAAAGAAATAACAGAAGAATATCAGTATACCGAAGAAGAAGATATTAATGTATTCGCGAATATCGAATTGCCGGCCGACTTGTTTGATCAGGGTTCTGGAATTGTGAAATTTGGAGTAAGAGGGCGTTTTAAAAACAAGCGAAGAGATAATAATTTCTTTGAATATGAGCCGGAAAATGGATTTGAAAATATGGCTCAAACAGAGGTTGTCGTAAAAGATGGAAACGATTTTCTTGCTGGGCAGCAATACCGGCCGGGATTCTTTACGTCACCAGAATATTTAGGTTCTTTAGATCTTAATTCAGGTCAGTTTAGCAGTGAAGATTTACCAGAGGAATACCTTGAGGAGAATTTTGAAGCCGAAGAGAATGTATATGCTGGTTACGTAATGGCTAATCAAAAATTATCTGAAAAACTTTCAATATTAGCAGGTGTACGTTTAGAAGCTACTCACATTAATAGTTTAGGAAACGAATTAATTTTTAACGAAGATGGAGATTTTGAAGATGCTACTCCTGTAAGGGATGAGAGCAATTATACAAATATCTTACCCGGGGTGCATTTTAAGTATAATTTAAATGACAACACTGTAGTTCGTTTTGCCTGGACCAATACTTTAGCGCGTCCAAATTATATCGACCTGGTGCCCTATCGTGCAGTAAATAACGAGGATGAAGAAATCTCTGTTGGGAATACAGATTTGAATCCTTCAACCTCGATGAACTTTGATTTTATGGCTGAGTATTATTTCAAGTCTGTTGGGATTCTTTCAGGAGGGCTTTTCTATAAAGATATCGAAGATTTTGTATACACCTATATCAGTAAAGATGAGGCGACCGGTTACGATCTTTTTCAGCCTTTAAACGGTGATGAAGCCAATATCTACGGCGCTGAGGTTTCTTTTCAAAGACAATTAAATTTTCTACCTGGATTTGCTAAAAATTTTGGAATTTATCTTAACTATACGTACTTACATTCTGAAGCAAACGGCATTAGAAACGAAGATGGTGACCTAAGGGAAGATGAATTATCGCTACCTGGATCTTCGCCAAATATGTTTAACGGATCACTTTCGTATTCTGATAAGCGATTTAGTGCAAGACTTTCAGCTAATTTCTCTGATGCATATTTGGATGAGTTAGGAGGTAATGCTTTTCAGGATCGTTATTACGACGAGCAGTTCTTCTTAGATTTTAATATGTCGTATTCAATCAATAAAAACTTGAGGATCTTCGCCAATCTTAATAATATCACCAATCAGCCATTACGTTATTATCAGGGAGTTTCTAATCGTACCATGCAAATGGAATACTATAGCCAGCGTTTAACTTTTGGCCTTAAATATGATCTATACTAG